A stretch of DNA from Anaerolineae bacterium:
ACGACAGTGGCCAGTTACACATCCGGGGGACACTCTGGCATATCAGCGACGCGCCGGCCTATGATCCTCAGGCAGTGATCACTCTGCTTGACAGCGCCGAACGGGTAATCGGGGTGACAGCAGCGAGCATCGGTGACGGCCCCATTCCGCCCGGCGGATCGTTACGCTTTGATGTGGCCGTTCCGCCCGGCGGCGCGGAAGCGGTGCACTATCAGCTGACCATCCAGGCCCGTCGCCAGCCTTGAGGGCGGGGCCTGGTGGCAGGCGAAGGCAGGAAGCAGGCTAAGATGATTGTCACGATCCTGGGATCGGGGGGCGGTACGGGCATCCCTAACCCGTTTTGTCAGTGCCCGACGTGTGAGACGGCGCGGCGGTATGGCGGCAGGGACCGCCGCAATGCGCCGGCGGTACTGATCAATGACGATTTGTTGATCGACTGCGGCCCCGACGTGATCAACAGTGCCCGGCAACTGGGGGTGTCGCTGGCTTCCCTGCAGGCGCTGGTGATCACGCACCGGCACAGCGATCATCTCGATCCCTGGTTTTTTCGTTCCCGGCGAAGCGTCAAAAATACTGAATTGCCGTTGCTGACTGTCTACGGCCCGCGCGACGCGCTTGATTCCGTTTTTGACTTTTATGCGCGGACGTTTGGCTGGAACCGGCCCATGCTGGAACAGGAGACACGCACCATCTGGCACCCGGTGGAAAGCGGCAGCCGCAAGCTGATCGGGCGCTACCGGCTACAGTTTTTCCCCGCCACCCATGGCAATGCGATGCTCCAGGCGGTGCTGGTCGGCGTACGAGATGCGCAGGCGGGTTATTTTCATTGCTACGATAGCGGCCCGCTGACAGAGGAAGCGTGGACGCTGCTGGGCGATCAGCGTTTTGATGCAGCGGCTATCGACGCCACGATCGGGCGGCAGAGCGATTTTTCCAGCGCCGAGCACATGACTGCTACCCAGGCGATCGAGACAGCCCATCGTCTGCGCGAGATGGGTATCCTGGCTCCTGAAGGGTACGCGCTGGCGACGCATTTCGTCCATCAGGATGCGGGCAGCCACGAGGATAAGGCGGCTTTCTACGCGCCCCAGGGCATGACACCGGCATATGATGGTCTGCAGCTGGTGCTGGGTGAAGCAGCGGAGACTCCGCCGGTGGAGATTGACTCGGCTGAGGATTGGGAAACATCCGGGTTGCAGGAATGACGCTGGCGATCGGTGTAATTGCAGTGAACAGGGGAGAGCCATGATCGAGATCGACATTCCCGGTAAAGAGACGTTGCGGCTGGAACACGCCGTTTTTGATGTCAACGGCACGCTGGCGCTGGATGGCGAACTGCTGGCCGGCGTGGCGGAGCGAATGGCCGCGCTGGGCGAGCGCCTGACGCTGCACATGCTTACTGCCGATACGCATGGCCGTCAGGCGGCGATTGACGCAGCACTGGGCTTCCAGGCCACGATTGTTTCCCGCGGTTCGGTGGAGAAGGCGGCTTATGTGCTCTCGCTGGGCGGGCAGGGGGTGGTGGCCATTGGCAACGGAGCCAATGATACCCACATGCTGCAGGCCGCCGCGCTGAGCATCGCCGTCCTCGGCCCGGAAGGGTTGGCCTTTGAGGCGATCAAGAGCGCGGATGTGGTGACTGGCTCGATCCTGGACGCGCTGGATCTGCTGCTGAAGCCGGATCGCTTGCGGGCAACGCTGCGCCGTTAGTATCCACTGACGCCGGTGGTATGCCAGCCCAAACCATGGAAGACCGGGGGTGGGGTTGCCCCCGGTGTTCCTGTTGCCGTCAAGCTTTTTTTCTTTCCTTGTGCTCACCGGGAGGATCTTGTGGCGCTCTTTCTGATCAAGTTCTTTCACAGCGCCGTCTTTGTCGTCGAAAGCGCCGCGATTCTCTATATTCTCTACAGTGGCCTGTTCAACATACGCAGCCCCTGGCTGGGGGTGGCCGTTGTGCTGGTGCTGGCCGAGGTAGTGGTGTACGTCGGCAATGGCACGCGCTGCCCCCTGACCAACCTGGCCCGCCAGATGGGCGATAAGACCGGTGATGACTTCATTGCCGACCTCTTCCTGCCCGCCTGGTTCACACCGCTGATCCCGCGTATCTGCGGTTCCCTGGCCGCAGTCGGCATGGTGCTGGTCGTAATACGCCTGCTGATCGGGTGATCGCACTGGCGGGACCGCGGCTGGTGCCCCGGTTGACGCCGTCATGGGGCGGTTTATAATCAAATCGTTGTTTGATTATCGCCAGCTGGAGCGTAAGACGATGGCACGCAGACCTGCCAGCCAGACCGTCAGCCGCCGGGCCATTCTGGACGCCGCGGCGCGCGTTTTTCATGAGCGCGGCTATCACGGGGCTACGATGCAGGACATCAGCGCCGCTGTTGGCCTGACGGCTGGCAGCCTGTACCACCATTTCAGCGGCGGCAAAGAAGCAATTTTCCTGGCGGTGCTGGAAGCCGGGCTGGCCCAGGTGACTGCTGATCTCAAGGCCATTGTGGCGTTGCCGCTGCCGCCGGATGAGAAGTTGCGCCGCGCCATTTGCGCCCATGTCCTCAGCGTGACCGAACACGTGGCGGTCGCTGCACTGATGGTCTTTGAGATGCGTACGGCGCTCAGCCTGCCGGAGGCGCCAGCTCGTTACCTGGCCGCCCGCGACGCCTTCGAAGGGCTGTACCGCCAGATGATCGCCGAGGGCATTGCTGCGGGGGTGTTCCGCCCGGTGGATGTCGGCGTGTTCACCCGCACCCTGCTGGGTGCGGCCAACTGGGTGAGCGTGTGGTATCGCCCGGAAGGGCGGCTGACCGGCGTTGACATCGCCGGGCAGATCGCCGATATTTTTCTCAACGCATTGCGGGCAGGGTAAGCCTGTTAACCGTTGGACTGGAGGGGAAGTCGTGTCACCATCATCACTGCGTACATCACTGCTTATGGTGGATCGGGACAGGTGCGGCATCTGCGGGTGCTGCGTGCCGGTATGCGCCACAATTGCCCTGGTGCTGCACGACGCGTATCTGGAAGTCATCAACGATCGCTGTACCTCCTGCCAGAAGTGCATTGTGGTCTGTCCCACTCATGCGCTTTCGGAAGTTGCGCTATCGGCAGTGGCGGCGCAGGGAGGGGAGCGGTGAAACTGCGGGAAGCTTACGATGTCATCGTAATCGGGGGTGGCCCGGGCGGCGCAGCAGCGGCGATCACAGCAGCCCGGCGCGGGTTGAGCGTCCTCCTGATTGAAAAGCGGCAGGAGATTGGCACGCCCGTTCGTTGTGCGGAAGCGATTGGCCGCGACCAGGTGGCGCCGTTCATCGCCCTGAACCCGGCCTGGATCGCCGCCGAGATCGACGCCTTTCGCATCTTCGGGCCGTCCGGCCAGTCGGTGCGTGTGCCGCCGACATCCCCCACGATCGTGGTTGAGCGCAAGCTTTTCGACCGTGAGCTGGTCAATGCGGCGGTGCAAGCCGGGGCGACAGCACGGGCCATGACGCGGGCAACCGGCCTGATCATCGAAGATGGCTTTGTGCGCGGCGTGAAGATGATCAGCCTGAGCCGGGAGGAAACAGTGCGGGCCAGAGTCGTCATCGGCGCGGACGGGCCGGAATCGCAGGTGGGGCTATGGGCTGGGCTGAGTACCATGCCACGCATGGCCGATTACTACACGGGATTTGAATACCTGCTGGCTGGTATCCCGCTCGACGATCCCCGCGAATGCCAGTACCACATCGGCAACGATCTCGCGCCAGGCGGGTATGCCTGGGTCTTCCCCAAAGGGCCGGATAAAGCCAATGTCGGCCTGGTGATCACAGCCACCCATGAGAAGAACGGCCGGAGCGCCCAGGATTATCTGGATGCTTTTGTCGAGCGGCGCTTCCCTGGCGCGTCTGTGCTTGCTGTGATGCTGGGCGGCATTCCGGTCGGCGGCACGGTCAAGGAGCTGGTCGGGAATGGGGTGATGCTGGTTGGCGATGCAGCCCACCAGGCCGAGCCGATCACCGGCGGTGGGATCAACCTGGCGATGTTCGCCGGGGAAATGGCCGCCAACGTTGCCGCCGATGCCATCGCCGCCGGGGACTGGTCAAAGAAGGCGCTGGAAGCTTATCCAAGGCGCTGGCATCAGGAGCACGGGCGCGCCATCAAGAGCATGGCTGCGCTGCGCCACAGCGTGCTGAAGTTTTCCGACGAGCGCTATGACCGGCTGGTAGCCCTGGCGGCGGAACTGCCGCTGGCGGAGATGAGCGCGTTTGACATCATCCTCCGCGTGCTGCGCCATGATCCTGCTCTGTTGCTGGCAGCGCGGGAGTTCCTCATCCCGACCTGAGTGTTTGCCGGGTGGGGGGCCTGTTCGGCAGGGCAGGCCCCCCATGGACTGTGCGGATTACCCGGCGGCTTTCCTGCCGGAAGAGACGCGGAGAAGGAGCAGCCCGGTATGGTGTCGTTTACCCCCACCGAAGAACAGCAGATGTTGATCGAGACGATTCACCGCTACGCCGAGGCGGAGGTGCGACCAATCGCCCACGAGGCGGACGAAACGGGCGAAATCCCCGCCGGGGTGTTGCGGGCCGGCTGGGAGATCGGCCTGATCCCGGCGGCGCTGCCGGAGGCGTACGGCGGTCTTGGCGAGCACGAGGCGCTGACTGGTGTCCTGGCGGCGGAGGAACTGGCCTGGGGTGACCTGGCCGTGGCGCTCAAGGTGCTGGCTCCTGCTCTGTTGGCCTACCCGGTGCTGATAGCCGGGACGGAGGCGCAACAGGCTGAACTGCTGCCGCTTTTCGCCGGTGATTATGTCCCCATGACCGCTGCGCTGGCCGAGCCAGGGCTGTTCTTTGATCCTCGCGCCCTGGCGACAACGGCTACCGCCCAGGATGGCGGCTATGTTCTCAATGGCGTCAAGAGCAATGTCCCCCTGGCGGCGGAAGCGCACAAGCTGCTTATCTATGCTCGCGAGGACAGTGGGGCGGTCGGCGCGTACATCGTCGATGCCGGGGCGGACGGGCTGACGATAGGCGAGCGGGAGAAGCTGATGGGCATCCGCGGCCTGCCAACGTATCCGGTCACGCTCTCCGGCGTGCGCGTCGATGCGGTGCGGCGACTGGGCGGGGAAGCCCCCCTGCCGTATGAGGCGATTCTCAACCGCCAGCGGGTGGCCCTGGCGGCGCTGGCGGTCGGTGTGGCACGGGCGGCTTTTGAGTACGCACGCGACTATGCCAAAGGGCGCGTCCAGTTCGGTGTGCCAATCGCCACCAAACAGGCCATTGCTTTCATGCTGGCCGAGATGGCGATTGAGGTCGATGCAGCGCGGCTGATGACCTGGGAAGCGGCCTGGAAGCTTGACCAGGGGCAGGATGCCACGCGGGAGGCGTACCTGGCGAGCCGTTACGCCGCCGATACGGTCGTCTTCGTGGCGGATAGCGCCGTGCAGACGCTGGGCGGTTACGGCTTCATCCGCGAATACCCGGTGGAGCGCTGGCTGCGGGATGGGCGGGGATTTGCCATGTTCTGTGGCCTGGCAACCGTCTGAGTGGTGCATTTCGGGTCTTGAATTGGGCAGGGAGCGCGGACTATGGCAATCAGCTTTGCAATGCCTGAGCGTGTGGAGCGCGAACGGATGATGGCCCAGGCGCTGGCCGAAGGGATCATGCGCCCGGTTTCCCGCCAGCTGGACGAAAACGAGCATGAGCGTCCGGTCGATTTCATCAAGCTGATCTGGCCGGTGATGCGCGATCAACAAGCCCGCGCTCTTGACCGGCTCAAAGCGCCGCCGGACCAGGAGAAGGAGAAAAAGCCACGCAGTCCATACCTGGCCATGATGGTGCAGATCGAGGCGCTCTCCTGGGGCGATGCCGGGCAGTACCTGTGTATCCCATCGCCGCTGCTGGCCGGGGCGGCCATTGAAGCGGTTGGCACGCCGGAGCAGAAGGAGCGCTTCCTGCGGCGTTTCGCCGAGGGCGATGCCCCTAGGTGGGGCGCGATGGCCATGACCGAGCCAAACGCCGGTTCCGATACCAAAGCGATCGAAACGACGGCGGTGCTCGACCCGGAGACCCACGAGTGGATCCTCAATGGCGAAAAGATCTTCATCACCAGCGGCGGCCTGGCGCTCAGGGAATCGGATGGCATCGTTGTTGTCTGGGCGACGATCGACCGTTCGGCTGGCCGGGCCGGGATGCGCCCGTTCGTTGTGGAAGCCGGGACGCCCGGCGTAACCGTATCCAAGCCAGAGATCAAGCATGGCATCCGCGCCAGCGACACGGTTTCAATCAAGTTCGAGAACTGCCGTATCCCATACGATAACTTGCTGGGTGATCCGGAAGTCCGGCGGGAGGGTAGCCGTGAGGGCTTCCGGGGGGCTATGGCAACATTCGACGCCTCCCGCCCGCTGGTGGCCGCCAGTGCGCTGGGCGTGGGCCGCGCCGCGCTGGAGTTCGTCAAAGAGACGCTTCACCAGCACGGCATCGATATCCCCTATGATCAGCCCTACCACAAGCTAAGCGCCATCCAGCGCGATGTGCTGGAGATGGAGGCACAACTCAAAGCGGCCTATCTGCTCACCCTGCGGGCCACCGCCATGCTGGACGAAGGGCTGCGCAACAGCCTGGAAGCGTCGATGGCCAAGGCCAAAGCTGGTAAGGCGGTTACGAAGGTGACGCAAAAGGCCGTCGAACTGCTGGGTATGATGGGCTACAGCCGCGAGTGGCTGGTGGAGAAGTGGATGCGCGACGCCCGGATCAACGACATCTATGAGGGCACCGGGCAGATCAATCTGCTGATTGTGGCCCGCCGCATCCTGGGGTATAGCAGCAGCGAACTGAGCTGATCTACGCTGGAGCGCCGGGCTGTAGACCACGTACTCTAACGTCTTTCAGGGGGAGGAAAGTCGATGGGCTATGCGATTCGCCGGGCAGCGGTGATCGGCTCCGGCACCATGGGCAGCGGCATCGCCGCCCTGCTGGCGGGTATGGGCATCCCGGTATTGTTACTGGACATCCCTGCACCGGGGACGCAGCCCGGCGATCCGCCGGAGGCACGGAATGCCATCGTACAGAGAAGCCTGGAGGCGCTCGGCAAGAGTCGCCCGGCCCAGCTTTTCGCCGCGGAAGACGCCGATCTGATTATCCCCGGCAACGTGGACGATGACCTGGCCCGCCTGGCGGACGCCGACTGGATCATCGAGGCCATCGTTGAGCGGCTGGAGACCAAGCAGGAACTGATGGCGCGCCTCGCTGCCGTCCGGCGACCGGATGCGATCGTCAGCACCAACACCTCCGGCCTGAGCATCAATGCCATCGCCGCCAGGCAGGAGGCCGGCTTCCGGCGGCACTTCCTGGGCACGCATTTCTTCAACCCGCCGCGCTACCTGCAGCTGCTGGAGATCATCCCCGGTGCGGAAACCGACCCGGCGCTGGTGGCGTTCATGGCTGCGTTCGGGCGCGATGTGCTGGGCAAGGGCGTGGTGATCGGCAGGGACACACCCAACTTCATTGCCAACCGGATGTTGAACCTGGTCGGTGCCTTTACGGTAGCTTATGCCGTTCAGCACGGCTTTACCGTGGGGGAGATTGATGCCCTGACCGGCCCCCTGATCGGGCGTCCCAAGACAGCGACCTTCCGGTTGCTCGATCTGGTGGGCATTGACGTGCTGGCGCATGTCAGCCGCAACCTGTACGAGGCCATCCCGGATGATCCGGCCCGTGAGGTGCTGGTGGATGCCGGGCTAACCCGCGTCCTGGATCGGATGGTGGCCGAAGGCTGGCTGGGCGGCAAGGCCGACCAGGGCTTTTACAGAAAGGTCTTTGTCGACGGCGAGCGCCAGTTCTGGGAGTTGAACCTGGAGACGTTCGAGTACGTGCCGCCCGCAAGTGTCCGCTTTGAGAGTGTGGGCAAGCACCGCAAGATCGAGGATACCGGGGCGCGTATCCGGGCGTTGATCGCGGAGGAAGATCGCGCCGGGCTGTTCCTGTGGGCGCTGCACGCCTTCTATCTGACGTATGCGGCGCAGATGGCCGGTGTGATCGCCGATGACCTGCCCAGCCTGGATCGCGCGGCGCGATGGGGTTTCGGGCATGAGCTTGGTCCGTTCGAAATCTGGGATGCCATTGGCGTGGCTGAGTCCGTTCCGCGCCTGGAAGCGGATGGCTACGCCGTGCCCGCCTGGGTGAAGGAGATGCTGGCTGGCGGCGGCGCTACGTTCTACCGCCGCGATGGGCACGGGATCGTGACCGGCGTTTACGACCCGGTGGCGAAGCGGTACCGCGATCTGGCCCCTGACCGGCAGGTGGTGGTCATCGCCGATCTAAAGGCGGCGGGCAGGATCGTGGAGGAGAACGCCGGGGCCAGCCTGATTGACATGGGCGATGGGGCGTTGCTGGTGGAGTTTCACACCAAAGCCAACGCCTTTGACGCCGATATCCTGGCCATGCTGCAGCGCGGACTGGCCCGGCTGGAAGATGACTTTGATGCGCTGGTGATCGGCAACCAGGGCCAGCACTTCTCACTGGGAGCCAACATCATGCTCATTGCGATGATGGCTCAGTCCGGGCAGTGGGACGAACTGGATCGGGTGATTCGCGAGGGGCAGGCGATCATGGAGGCGCTGCGCCACGCTCCCAGGCCGGTCGTGACTGCGCCCTTCGGCATGGCGCTGGGCGCGGGCGCAGAAGTCACGATGGCCTGTACAGCCTGCGTAGCCCACGCCGAGCTGTACATTGGCCTGGTGGAGTTCGGGCTGGGCCTGATCGCGGCCTGGACGGGCACTAAGGAGATGCTGCGGCGGGTGGTTAGCCCGGTCATGCGCACGCCCGGCGCCGATGTGCTGCCACACCTGCAGCAGGTCTTTGAGCAGATCGCGCTAGCCAAAGTCAGTGAAAGCGCCAAACAGGCGCGGGCAATGGGCTTCCTCAGCCCGGCGGACCGGATCGTCATGAGCCGCGACCAGCATCTGGCGGAAGCCAAACGTACAGCCCTGGCGCTGGCGCCCGGTTACCGCCCGGCTCTGCCGGGCAAGGTCTGGGCGGCGGGGCGGGATGCACTGGCGGCGCTCAAGCTGGCTGTGTGGCAAATGGTGCAAAGCGGTTACGCCAGTGAGCATGACGCCAAGGTTGCGGGCAAGCTGGCTTATGTCCTGACTGGCGGCGATCTAAGTGCGCCAGGCTGGGTGGATGAGCAGGTCATTCTTGACCTGGAACGAGAGGCGTTCCTGAGCCTGGCCGGGGAGCCAAAAACACAGGAGCGCCTGTGGTATATGCTCCAGTACAACAAGCCGCTACGCAACTAGCAGCGAGTGTGGCAGGTTTCTGTCGTAGGATACAGTGCGTAACCGAAATTGATGGGCAGCATGTATACGGCTGGATACTCCCCTGTCGTCGTTGTCGGTGTGGCGCTGCGGAGCACATCATGAGCGAGCGTTTTGACCAGTTCATCGCGCATCTGGCGGAGGCGGAAGTCGCCGCGGATGCCTGTAACCAGTACGCCTATGCTGACGGCTTCAACGCTGTCCGCCGGGAGAACCTACGCCTGTACCTGCACCAGATGGCGGCCCGCGATCCGAAGGTACTGCTGGTGGGGGAGGCGCCCGGCTACCAGGGTTGCCGTCGCTCCGGCCTGAATTTCACCAGCGACCATCTGATGCTTAACCCACCGCCTGGCGTGCCGATCCTGGGCGCGGCGGCGGGTTACCGCATGTCGCCAGAATATGACCGCCCGCGCAAAGAGCCGAGCGCGGCGATCGTCTGGGAGGCTATCGCCCGCACCGGCCTCCTGCCCGTGATCTTCGCCGCGTATCCGTTTCATCCCTTTCAGGCGGGCAAGCCGCTTTCCAACCGTGCCCCACGCGCGGATGAACTGGCGCAGGGACGTATCTTTCTGGCGGAGATGCTGGGCCTATTCGATTTCACGATAGTGCTGGCGGTGGGCAATATAGCCGAGCGATCGCTTTCCGCGCTGGGCGTGGACTTCATCAAGCTGCGCCACCCGTCGCATGGCGGCAAGGCGGCGTTTATGGCTGGCTTTGCGGCGGTGGCCCGGCAGGTGGGTAAGGAGCATGACCGATGAGAGATGCGGTGATTGTGGCGCTGACACGGACGGCGGTAGGCCGCGCCAGGAAGGGCGCAACCCGCAACACCCGTCCCGATGATCTGGCGGCGGCGGTGATCCGCGAACTGCTGCGCCAGACGGAAGGGCGGCTTGACCCGGCGCTGATCGATGATCTGGTACTGGGCTGCGCCTTCCCGGAAGGTCCGCAAGGGCTGAACATTGCTCGCGTGGTGGGCATCCTGGTCGGGTTGCCGGTGAGCGTCCCGGCGCAGACGATCAACCGCTTCTGCGCCAGTGGTCTGCAGGCCATCGCCAGCGCGGCGGAGCGGATCATCACCGGCGGCGCGGATGTGATCGTTGCCGGTGGGGTGGAATCGATGAGCGCGGTACCGATGGCCGGTTTTAGGCCCAGCCCTCACCTGAAGCTGGTGGAGGAGCACCCGGAAGCCTACATCAGCATGGGCCTGACAGCGGAGCGCGTGGCCGAGGAATACCGCGTGACCCGCGAGGAGCAGGATGCGTTTGCCTACGACAGCCACCGCAAGGCAGTCGCCGC
This window harbors:
- a CDS encoding uracil-DNA glycosylase, which translates into the protein MSERFDQFIAHLAEAEVAADACNQYAYADGFNAVRRENLRLYLHQMAARDPKVLLVGEAPGYQGCRRSGLNFTSDHLMLNPPPGVPILGAAAGYRMSPEYDRPRKEPSAAIVWEAIARTGLLPVIFAAYPFHPFQAGKPLSNRAPRADELAQGRIFLAEMLGLFDFTIVLAVGNIAERSLSALGVDFIKLRHPSHGGKAAFMAGFAAVARQVGKEHDR
- a CDS encoding acyl-CoA dehydrogenase, with product MVSFTPTEEQQMLIETIHRYAEAEVRPIAHEADETGEIPAGVLRAGWEIGLIPAALPEAYGGLGEHEALTGVLAAEELAWGDLAVALKVLAPALLAYPVLIAGTEAQQAELLPLFAGDYVPMTAALAEPGLFFDPRALATTATAQDGGYVLNGVKSNVPLAAEAHKLLIYAREDSGAVGAYIVDAGADGLTIGEREKLMGIRGLPTYPVTLSGVRVDAVRRLGGEAPLPYEAILNRQRVALAALAVGVARAAFEYARDYAKGRVQFGVPIATKQAIAFMLAEMAIEVDAARLMTWEAAWKLDQGQDATREAYLASRYAADTVVFVADSAVQTLGGYGFIREYPVERWLRDGRGFAMFCGLATV
- a CDS encoding TetR/AcrR family transcriptional regulator, which codes for MARRPASQTVSRRAILDAAARVFHERGYHGATMQDISAAVGLTAGSLYHHFSGGKEAIFLAVLEAGLAQVTADLKAIVALPLPPDEKLRRAICAHVLSVTEHVAVAALMVFEMRTALSLPEAPARYLAARDAFEGLYRQMIAEGIAAGVFRPVDVGVFTRTLLGAANWVSVWYRPEGRLTGVDIAGQIADIFLNALRAG
- a CDS encoding HAD hydrolase family protein, translating into MIEIDIPGKETLRLEHAVFDVNGTLALDGELLAGVAERMAALGERLTLHMLTADTHGRQAAIDAALGFQATIVSRGSVEKAAYVLSLGGQGVVAIGNGANDTHMLQAAALSIAVLGPEGLAFEAIKSADVVTGSILDALDLLLKPDRLRATLRR
- a CDS encoding NAD(P)/FAD-dependent oxidoreductase; translated protein: MKLREAYDVIVIGGGPGGAAAAITAARRGLSVLLIEKRQEIGTPVRCAEAIGRDQVAPFIALNPAWIAAEIDAFRIFGPSGQSVRVPPTSPTIVVERKLFDRELVNAAVQAGATARAMTRATGLIIEDGFVRGVKMISLSREETVRARVVIGADGPESQVGLWAGLSTMPRMADYYTGFEYLLAGIPLDDPRECQYHIGNDLAPGGYAWVFPKGPDKANVGLVITATHEKNGRSAQDYLDAFVERRFPGASVLAVMLGGIPVGGTVKELVGNGVMLVGDAAHQAEPITGGGINLAMFAGEMAANVAADAIAAGDWSKKALEAYPRRWHQEHGRAIKSMAALRHSVLKFSDERYDRLVALAAELPLAEMSAFDIILRVLRHDPALLLAAREFLIPT
- a CDS encoding 4Fe-4S binding protein, whose translation is MLMVDRDRCGICGCCVPVCATIALVLHDAYLEVINDRCTSCQKCIVVCPTHALSEVALSAVAAQGGER
- a CDS encoding 3-hydroxyacyl-CoA dehydrogenase/enoyl-CoA hydratase family protein — its product is MGYAIRRAAVIGSGTMGSGIAALLAGMGIPVLLLDIPAPGTQPGDPPEARNAIVQRSLEALGKSRPAQLFAAEDADLIIPGNVDDDLARLADADWIIEAIVERLETKQELMARLAAVRRPDAIVSTNTSGLSINAIAARQEAGFRRHFLGTHFFNPPRYLQLLEIIPGAETDPALVAFMAAFGRDVLGKGVVIGRDTPNFIANRMLNLVGAFTVAYAVQHGFTVGEIDALTGPLIGRPKTATFRLLDLVGIDVLAHVSRNLYEAIPDDPAREVLVDAGLTRVLDRMVAEGWLGGKADQGFYRKVFVDGERQFWELNLETFEYVPPASVRFESVGKHRKIEDTGARIRALIAEEDRAGLFLWALHAFYLTYAAQMAGVIADDLPSLDRAARWGFGHELGPFEIWDAIGVAESVPRLEADGYAVPAWVKEMLAGGGATFYRRDGHGIVTGVYDPVAKRYRDLAPDRQVVVIADLKAAGRIVEENAGASLIDMGDGALLVEFHTKANAFDADILAMLQRGLARLEDDFDALVIGNQGQHFSLGANIMLIAMMAQSGQWDELDRVIREGQAIMEALRHAPRPVVTAPFGMALGAGAEVTMACTACVAHAELYIGLVEFGLGLIAAWTGTKEMLRRVVSPVMRTPGADVLPHLQQVFEQIALAKVSESAKQARAMGFLSPADRIVMSRDQHLAEAKRTALALAPGYRPALPGKVWAAGRDALAALKLAVWQMVQSGYASEHDAKVAGKLAYVLTGGDLSAPGWVDEQVILDLEREAFLSLAGEPKTQERLWYMLQYNKPLRN
- a CDS encoding DUF2784 family protein, giving the protein MALFLIKFFHSAVFVVESAAILYILYSGLFNIRSPWLGVAVVLVLAEVVVYVGNGTRCPLTNLARQMGDKTGDDFIADLFLPAWFTPLIPRICGSLAAVGMVLVVIRLLIG
- a CDS encoding acyl-CoA dehydrogenase; translation: MAISFAMPERVERERMMAQALAEGIMRPVSRQLDENEHERPVDFIKLIWPVMRDQQARALDRLKAPPDQEKEKKPRSPYLAMMVQIEALSWGDAGQYLCIPSPLLAGAAIEAVGTPEQKERFLRRFAEGDAPRWGAMAMTEPNAGSDTKAIETTAVLDPETHEWILNGEKIFITSGGLALRESDGIVVVWATIDRSAGRAGMRPFVVEAGTPGVTVSKPEIKHGIRASDTVSIKFENCRIPYDNLLGDPEVRREGSREGFRGAMATFDASRPLVAASALGVGRAALEFVKETLHQHGIDIPYDQPYHKLSAIQRDVLEMEAQLKAAYLLTLRATAMLDEGLRNSLEASMAKAKAGKAVTKVTQKAVELLGMMGYSREWLVEKWMRDARINDIYEGTGQINLLIVARRILGYSSSELS